The following are encoded together in the Bradyrhizobium algeriense genome:
- a CDS encoding glucose transporter, producing the protein MRTSLQTSCERVQLTLTVCLLAACAANVALVYAWL; encoded by the coding sequence ATGAGAACGAGCCTCCAGACCTCCTGCGAGCGTGTCCAACTCACGCTGACCGTCTGCCTGCTGGCCGCCTGCGCGGCCAACGTGGCGCTGGTCTATGCTTGGCTCTGA
- a CDS encoding S10 family peptidase: MAFRFTATRPARLAAALLVVCWASSARAEEASSPTSQQPAAAAATPSPSGQKGGAGRGAAAPAPSAAEQHRLPPDSTTTQTLALPGRTLNFTATAGSIRIFDDKGEPQADIAYTSYQLDGADRASRPVTFLFNGGPGASSAWLQFGDAGPWRISITGESAVSSATPDLLPNAETWLDFTDLVFIDPVGTGYSRFVASGEDVRKRFFSVDGDVNSIALVIRRWLEKYDRLLSPKFVAGESYGGIRGPKIVRNLQTEQGVGVRGLILVSPLLDFRDFSGSSLLKYMYSLPSMTAVAREARGETRGRVTRADLADVERYAQGEFIVDLLKGQADKEATARLTDRVATLTGIDQAVSRRLAGRFEVGEFRREFDRRNGRVTGRYDGSVSGFDPYPDSNTAHFGDPSGDPLMAPLTSAAVDLATRKLNWRPDGSYQLLSNSVNRSWDFGRGPAESVSQLREILALDPKMKLLVGHGLFDLATPYFASKVLLDQLPAYASADRVKLVVYPGGHMFYSRDGARQAFRAEVEAVMK; the protein is encoded by the coding sequence ATGGCTTTTCGTTTCACGGCGACGCGCCCCGCGCGTCTTGCCGCTGCCCTTCTGGTCGTGTGTTGGGCAAGCAGTGCGCGCGCCGAGGAGGCCAGTTCGCCAACCTCGCAGCAGCCGGCCGCGGCCGCGGCCACACCGTCGCCATCGGGCCAGAAGGGCGGAGCAGGGCGGGGCGCCGCCGCGCCAGCGCCCTCTGCCGCCGAACAACACCGTCTGCCGCCGGATTCCACCACCACGCAGACGCTGGCGCTGCCCGGCCGCACGCTCAACTTCACAGCCACCGCAGGCTCGATCCGAATATTCGACGACAAGGGCGAGCCGCAAGCCGATATCGCCTACACCTCCTATCAACTCGACGGCGCCGATCGCGCAAGCCGGCCGGTGACGTTTCTGTTCAACGGCGGCCCCGGCGCGTCCTCGGCCTGGCTGCAGTTCGGCGATGCCGGCCCTTGGCGCATCTCGATCACGGGTGAGAGCGCCGTGTCATCCGCGACGCCTGATCTGCTGCCCAACGCCGAGACCTGGCTCGACTTCACCGATCTCGTCTTCATCGATCCCGTCGGCACCGGCTACAGCCGCTTCGTTGCGTCCGGCGAGGACGTGCGCAAGCGGTTCTTTTCGGTCGATGGCGACGTCAATTCGATCGCGCTCGTGATCCGGCGCTGGCTGGAAAAATACGACCGTTTGCTGTCACCGAAATTCGTCGCGGGCGAGAGCTATGGCGGCATTCGCGGGCCGAAAATCGTCCGCAATCTGCAGACCGAGCAGGGTGTCGGGGTGCGCGGGCTGATCCTGGTGTCGCCGTTGCTCGACTTCCGCGACTTTTCCGGCTCGAGCCTGCTGAAATATATGTACAGCCTGCCGAGCATGACGGCGGTCGCCCGTGAAGCCAGGGGCGAGACCAGGGGGCGGGTGACGCGCGCCGATCTCGCCGACGTCGAGCGTTACGCACAAGGCGAATTCATCGTCGATCTCCTCAAGGGGCAGGCCGACAAGGAGGCAACGGCGCGGCTCACGGACAGGGTGGCAACGCTCACCGGGATCGATCAGGCGGTAAGCCGCAGGCTTGCCGGGCGTTTCGAGGTTGGCGAATTTCGCCGCGAATTCGACCGGCGCAACGGCCGGGTGACCGGGCGCTACGACGGCTCGGTATCAGGCTTCGACCCCTATCCGGATTCCAACACCGCGCATTTCGGTGATCCGTCCGGCGATCCCCTGATGGCGCCGCTGACGAGCGCAGCCGTCGACCTCGCAACGCGCAAGCTCAATTGGCGGCCGGATGGCTCGTACCAATTGCTCAGCAACAGCGTGAACAGGTCGTGGGATTTCGGCCGCGGGCCGGCCGAGTCGGTTTCACAGCTTCGCGAGATTCTCGCGCTCGATCCGAAAATGAAACTGTTGGTCGGCCACGGGCTGTTCGATCTCGCCACGCCGTATTTCGCGTCCAAGGTCCTTCTCGACCAGTTGCCGGCCTATGCGAGTGCGGACCGGGTGAAGCTCGTCGTCTATCCCGGCGGCCACATGTTCTATTCGCGTGACGGCGCACGTCAGGCGTTCCGCGCGGAGGTTGAGGCGGTAATGAAGTGA
- a CDS encoding adenylate/guanylate cyclase domain-containing protein has product MVVAAIALVCAAASISPVARPIRGLSLDILTALRWEMFGRSHDPAASPAVVVAIDEESMRTAPLKGAPMLTWTGEIGRVLSATLEGGAKVAGFDMVIQNSIEQSEIPFGEGMLGEKVRGFDRDFLRALAVAAANGKVVLGETLGGNQSVRPSPGQRVAVRQQQNIRPLNVFVDSDDIVRRLPLGFTVNGAKVPSMAVELSSRALGAAPEFDERGRLTLAGYRVPGRVPNTMTLNFEGGADDIPTFSFADLRACAVKNDKDYFRRWFAGKVVIFGSVLDIEDRRQTSKRFATGIEGARAPRCAAESTPVMASFRISTIAGVYIHATAVNNLISRNAVVEPGPLVRFLISTLFAVLAAVAAWRFRPLSAALAWMAVIVASIAGATIAFNHALALPIAEPLLASLFALAATIGFRFVIADKDRRLLQKSFALYLAPHVINRMLSSNKLPELGGETRDVTVFFSDIEGFSLIAEKMSPDNLMELMNEYLSAMTDVIERHGGYVDKYIGDSVVAVFGAPADDPDHAANAARAALDCCAQLAELNASSALFQEYKLAQRIGINSGEALVGNFGSRRRFNYSVMSDAVNLASRLEGANKFYGTTIIASETTVALTGEAFAWRELDAIRVKGRTQALKIYELLALSAGLTSSQAVLITDYADGLAQWRAREFGRAAQYFGRSADIDRPASLFAARARELAQNPPGEDWDPIRTLQEK; this is encoded by the coding sequence ATGGTGGTTGCCGCCATCGCGCTGGTCTGCGCGGCGGCTTCGATTTCTCCGGTGGCCAGACCGATCCGCGGGCTCTCCCTCGATATCCTCACCGCCCTGCGCTGGGAGATGTTCGGCCGCAGCCATGATCCGGCCGCTTCGCCGGCAGTCGTCGTCGCGATCGACGAGGAAAGCATGCGCACCGCCCCCTTGAAGGGCGCGCCGATGCTGACCTGGACCGGAGAGATCGGCCGCGTGCTGTCAGCGACGCTCGAAGGCGGCGCCAAGGTGGCCGGCTTCGACATGGTGATCCAGAACTCGATCGAGCAGTCGGAGATTCCGTTCGGCGAGGGCATGCTCGGTGAGAAAGTCCGCGGCTTCGACCGCGACTTCCTTCGTGCGCTTGCCGTTGCGGCGGCGAACGGCAAGGTGGTGCTCGGAGAAACCCTGGGCGGCAACCAGTCGGTCAGGCCATCGCCCGGACAGCGCGTCGCGGTACGGCAGCAGCAGAACATCCGCCCGCTCAACGTTTTCGTCGACAGCGACGATATCGTGCGACGGCTGCCGCTGGGCTTCACCGTCAACGGGGCGAAGGTGCCCTCGATGGCGGTCGAGCTGTCGTCGCGGGCGCTGGGCGCGGCACCCGAGTTCGATGAGCGCGGCAGGCTGACGCTTGCCGGCTACCGCGTCCCCGGCCGGGTTCCGAACACGATGACGCTGAACTTCGAGGGCGGTGCCGACGACATTCCGACTTTCTCGTTTGCCGACCTGCGCGCCTGCGCCGTCAAGAACGACAAGGATTACTTTCGGCGCTGGTTCGCCGGAAAGGTTGTCATTTTCGGCAGCGTTCTCGATATCGAGGATCGCCGGCAGACCTCCAAGCGCTTTGCGACCGGCATCGAAGGCGCGCGCGCACCGCGCTGCGCGGCCGAGAGCACGCCGGTCATGGCCAGCTTCAGGATCAGCACGATCGCGGGCGTCTATATCCATGCGACGGCGGTCAACAATCTGATCTCGCGCAACGCGGTGGTCGAACCCGGCCCGCTGGTGCGCTTCCTGATCTCTACCCTGTTTGCGGTGCTGGCGGCGGTTGCCGCGTGGCGGTTTCGGCCGCTCAGCGCAGCATTGGCCTGGATGGCCGTGATCGTGGCCAGCATTGCCGGCGCCACGATCGCCTTCAACCATGCGCTGGCGCTGCCGATCGCCGAGCCGCTCCTGGCGAGCCTGTTCGCGCTTGCCGCCACCATCGGCTTCCGCTTCGTCATCGCCGACAAGGACCGCCGCCTGCTGCAGAAGAGCTTTGCGCTCTACCTCGCCCCGCACGTCATCAACCGCATGCTGTCGTCGAACAAATTGCCGGAACTCGGCGGCGAAACCCGCGACGTGACGGTGTTCTTCTCCGACATCGAGGGATTTTCGCTGATCGCGGAAAAGATGTCGCCCGACAACCTGATGGAGCTGATGAACGAATATCTTTCGGCGATGACCGACGTCATCGAGCGTCACGGCGGATATGTCGACAAATATATCGGCGACTCCGTCGTGGCGGTGTTCGGCGCGCCGGCGGACGACCCCGATCATGCCGCCAATGCGGCGCGCGCCGCGCTGGATTGTTGCGCGCAACTGGCCGAACTCAACGCTTCATCCGCCCTGTTCCAGGAATACAAGCTGGCGCAGCGGATCGGCATCAATTCCGGCGAGGCGCTGGTCGGCAATTTCGGATCACGGCGGCGCTTCAACTACTCGGTAATGAGCGACGCCGTGAATCTCGCCTCGCGGCTGGAGGGCGCCAACAAATTCTACGGCACCACCATCATCGCTTCCGAGACCACTGTAGCCCTCACCGGCGAAGCCTTCGCCTGGCGCGAACTCGACGCCATCAGGGTCAAGGGGCGAACCCAGGCGCTGAAAATCTACGAATTGCTGGCGCTGTCGGCCGGGCTGACATCCTCGCAAGCGGTATTGATCACCGACTACGCCGACGGGCTTGCGCAGTGGCGGGCCCGCGAATTCGGGCGCGCCGCGCAGTATTTCGGCCGTTCGGCCGACATCGACCGGCCGGCATCGTTGTTTGCGGCGCGGGCCCGGGAATTGGCCCAAAACCCGCCGGGCGAGGATTGGGACCCGATCCGGACGTTGCAGGAAAAATGA
- a CDS encoding dienelactone hydrolase: protein MAIPVGHFDQKGWIQWPDSEDLSAEFLRLLGAAQEGGSTVSECFRTASRIDPKDHESWYREWNKTADANNERGNTALGAGHFLTAQSNWLRALNYYSAAVFDLEFVDKRLQAGLAKMRTCARRYLEHRTPAGEVVEIPWLSRYPLEGYFLPAPAASAQTPVIICLGEPGHRKEEYLYKTARHARNRGMSLLATDLLGTDNGAQFENVVGRSDLETAVSYIMDYLTTRDDVDKRRIAILGDGSGSFVARGVALDHRFAAAVCDGGIWDLQERAFLANHIAPLDARANLIPNGIARNLKCPILITIGEHGWLEPEHVNVLIEQLKTDQQDITLKIFTGAETGASQGHADNPTLASEFIFDWIADRLESNAASNP from the coding sequence ATGGCCATTCCGGTCGGTCACTTTGACCAAAAAGGGTGGATCCAGTGGCCGGACAGCGAAGATCTGTCTGCCGAATTTCTGCGGCTTTTGGGTGCTGCTCAAGAAGGCGGCTCAACTGTTTCTGAATGCTTCCGCACGGCAAGCCGGATAGACCCGAAGGACCACGAATCCTGGTACCGGGAATGGAACAAGACGGCCGACGCCAACAATGAGCGAGGCAATACAGCTCTCGGTGCTGGACATTTTCTGACGGCCCAAAGCAACTGGCTGCGGGCCCTAAACTATTATAGCGCGGCCGTGTTCGATCTTGAATTCGTGGACAAGAGACTGCAGGCCGGTCTCGCCAAGATGCGGACCTGCGCCCGTCGCTACCTGGAGCATCGAACCCCTGCTGGCGAAGTTGTCGAGATTCCCTGGCTGAGCCGCTATCCGTTGGAGGGCTATTTCCTGCCTGCCCCAGCCGCGTCGGCTCAAACGCCTGTCATCATTTGCCTCGGCGAACCGGGACATCGAAAGGAAGAGTACCTCTACAAGACGGCGCGCCACGCCCGCAATCGCGGAATGTCGCTGCTGGCCACCGATCTTCTGGGAACGGATAACGGCGCACAGTTCGAAAATGTGGTCGGCCGTTCTGATCTGGAGACGGCTGTCTCCTATATAATGGACTATCTCACAACGAGGGACGACGTTGATAAACGTCGAATAGCGATTCTCGGCGATGGTTCGGGCTCTTTTGTCGCGCGCGGTGTTGCGCTTGACCATCGATTCGCTGCCGCCGTTTGTGACGGCGGCATTTGGGATTTGCAGGAGCGGGCGTTTTTGGCAAACCACATTGCGCCGCTTGATGCGCGCGCGAATCTCATACCCAACGGGATCGCACGAAATCTAAAGTGTCCGATCTTGATTACCATCGGCGAGCATGGCTGGCTGGAGCCAGAACACGTGAACGTCCTGATCGAGCAACTCAAGACGGATCAGCAGGATATCACGCTGAAAATTTTTACGGGGGCGGAAACGGGTGCCTCCCAAGGGCACGCCGACAACCCAACGCTTGCCAGCGAATTCATTTTTGACTGGATTGCGGACCGCTTGGAAAGCAATGCCGCTTCAAACCCATAG
- a CDS encoding MarR family winged helix-turn-helix transcriptional regulator has protein sequence MNSRVVEKNSDQPQPSARNQDLAKRFAWEVASINVHLQQLRHFWAKTLGVSGPQWMILMALADLDKGDGVPVKVVSKMLHVDSSFVTTQSKMLEKKGFMRRKTSEDDARVVKMSLTDKSYKHIANLASQQEALNKFIFAEFSDRELTEFTGKLASLKDQFEKACLKVAMDI, from the coding sequence ATGAATTCACGAGTCGTGGAGAAGAATTCCGATCAACCTCAGCCCTCTGCAAGGAATCAGGACCTGGCAAAGCGATTCGCGTGGGAGGTCGCTTCAATCAATGTGCACCTCCAGCAACTCCGGCATTTTTGGGCGAAGACCCTTGGCGTTAGTGGTCCGCAGTGGATGATTCTGATGGCTCTGGCGGACTTGGACAAAGGCGACGGAGTTCCGGTGAAGGTGGTGTCAAAGATGCTTCACGTCGACTCGTCGTTCGTGACAACCCAGTCGAAAATGCTTGAAAAGAAAGGCTTCATGCGCCGAAAGACCTCGGAGGACGACGCCAGAGTTGTAAAAATGTCACTGACGGACAAGTCATACAAGCACATCGCAAATCTGGCCTCCCAGCAGGAAGCCCTTAACAAATTTATCTTTGCGGAATTCAGCGATCGAGAACTCACCGAGTTCACCGGCAAACTCGCGTCCCTCAAGGATCAATTTGAGAAGGCCTGCTTGAAGGTTGCCATGGACATCTGA
- a CDS encoding NAD kinase → MATPKRYDRIAFVASASTEAQAALAQLVKLYGNHDADDSDVVVALGGDGLMLQTLHRHMRSGKPIYGMHRGTVGFLMNEYTTHDLQTRLAAARESLINPLLMRATDIHGTVHLHHAINEVALFRQTNQAAHLRILIDEHERMAELIADGILVATPAGSTAYNLSAQGPILPINAALLALTPISAFRPRRWRGALLPNSAFVVIEVLEGEKRPVAAAADHDDVRDVCRVEVLSDKTISMRMLFDPGHSLEERILREQFGS, encoded by the coding sequence ATGGCCACCCCCAAGCGATACGACCGGATCGCCTTTGTCGCAAGCGCAAGCACCGAGGCGCAGGCCGCGCTGGCGCAGCTCGTCAAGCTCTACGGCAATCATGATGCCGACGATTCCGACGTCGTGGTGGCGCTCGGCGGCGACGGATTGATGCTGCAGACGCTGCATCGCCACATGCGCTCGGGCAAGCCGATCTATGGCATGCATCGCGGCACCGTCGGCTTCCTGATGAACGAATACACCACGCACGACCTGCAGACGCGGCTGGCGGCGGCGCGGGAATCCCTGATCAATCCGCTCCTGATGCGCGCCACCGACATCCATGGCACGGTGCACCTGCATCACGCCATCAACGAGGTCGCGCTGTTTCGCCAGACCAACCAGGCCGCGCATCTGCGCATCCTGATCGACGAGCACGAGCGGATGGCGGAATTGATCGCCGATGGCATCCTGGTGGCGACGCCGGCCGGCTCCACCGCGTATAATCTCTCGGCCCAGGGGCCGATCCTGCCGATCAACGCCGCGCTGTTGGCGCTGACCCCGATAAGCGCCTTCCGCCCGCGCCGCTGGCGCGGCGCCCTGCTCCCCAACTCCGCTTTCGTTGTCATCGAGGTGCTCGAGGGCGAGAAACGTCCGGTCGCGGCCGCCGCCGACCATGACGACGTGCGCGATGTCTGCCGCGTCGAGGTGCTGTCCGACAAGACGATCTCGATGCGGATGCTGTTCGACCCCGGTCACAGCCTCGAGGAACGCATCCTGCGCGAGCAGTTCGGGTCCTGA
- a CDS encoding alpha/beta fold hydrolase, whose amino-acid sequence MSQHTNPDRRRFLGTAAVTLAAAPFAMSGALFAQPGDAKPGAGAIRPGAHTSFAALKQIEAGVLTIGYAEAGPAGGPVAILLHGWPYDIYAFVDVAPVLASAGFRVIAPWLRGYGTTRFLSGDTPRNGQQGALATDVIALMDALKIDKAVVAGFDWGARTADIVAAIWPERVKALVSVSGYLIGSQEANKKPLPPSAELQWWYQYYFATERGRLGYEKYRREFSKLIWQLASPKWNFDDATFERSAASFDNPDHVAIVIHNYRWRLGLAPGEAKYDELEKRLAEFPAIAVPTITLEGDANGAPHPDPKVYARKFSGKYAHRLLTGGIGHNPPQEAPQAFADAVIEVARS is encoded by the coding sequence ATGTCCCAGCACACCAATCCAGACCGGCGCCGCTTCCTCGGTACCGCCGCCGTGACGCTTGCGGCGGCGCCGTTTGCCATGAGCGGCGCTCTCTTTGCGCAGCCCGGCGACGCCAAGCCCGGCGCTGGCGCAATCAGGCCGGGCGCCCACACCTCGTTTGCCGCGCTGAAACAGATCGAGGCCGGCGTCCTCACGATCGGTTATGCCGAAGCCGGGCCCGCCGGTGGTCCTGTCGCCATCCTCCTGCACGGCTGGCCCTACGACATCTACGCCTTCGTCGACGTCGCCCCGGTGCTGGCGTCGGCCGGCTTCCGGGTGATCGCGCCCTGGCTGCGCGGCTACGGCACGACGCGCTTCCTCTCGGGCGATACGCCGCGCAACGGCCAGCAGGGCGCGCTCGCTACCGACGTCATCGCCCTGATGGATGCGCTGAAGATCGACAAAGCGGTGGTCGCCGGCTTCGACTGGGGCGCGCGGACCGCCGACATCGTCGCGGCGATCTGGCCGGAGCGGGTCAAGGCGCTGGTCTCGGTCAGCGGCTATCTGATTGGCAGCCAGGAGGCCAACAAGAAGCCGTTGCCGCCATCGGCCGAACTGCAATGGTGGTACCAGTATTACTTCGCGACCGAACGCGGCCGGCTGGGCTACGAAAAATACCGGCGCGAATTTTCAAAGCTGATCTGGCAGCTCGCCTCGCCGAAGTGGAATTTCGATGACGCCACCTTCGAGCGCAGCGCGGCGTCCTTCGACAACCCCGACCATGTCGCCATCGTGATCCACAACTATCGCTGGCGGCTTGGTCTCGCCCCGGGCGAGGCGAAATACGACGAGCTGGAAAAGCGGCTGGCCGAATTCCCCGCCATCGCCGTGCCCACCATCACCCTTGAAGGCGACGCCAACGGCGCGCCGCATCCGGACCCCAAGGTCTACGCCAGGAAGTTTTCCGGCAAATATGCCCACCGCCTCCTCACTGGCGGGATCGGACATAACCCGCCGCAAGAGGCGCCGCAGGCCTTTGCCGACGCCGTCATCGAAGTGGCTCGCTCTTGA
- a CDS encoding tetratricopeptide repeat protein translates to MNRLAIRLLTLAMLSLTLAAAPVVSVVYAAPDNDPPPPPKKKKSSEARPGIEQTAFANGYRAAYAAIYDRHDYTSAITQLKALGRDDQAAVANLIGYSYRKLGDYKVSQIWYERALKADPSHVKTWQYYGLWQVEQGNRDQAQYHLNRIAQLTGTTSEEYRSLAAALEKPPGTGLVY, encoded by the coding sequence ATGAATAGACTTGCGATCAGACTTTTGACCCTTGCCATGTTGTCGCTCACGCTCGCGGCGGCCCCCGTCGTTAGCGTCGTCTACGCCGCACCCGATAACGATCCGCCGCCGCCGCCGAAGAAGAAGAAATCCAGCGAAGCCCGCCCGGGCATCGAGCAGACCGCATTCGCTAACGGTTATCGCGCCGCCTACGCCGCGATCTACGACCGCCACGACTACACCTCGGCGATTACGCAGCTCAAGGCGCTCGGCCGTGACGACCAGGCCGCCGTCGCCAACCTGATCGGCTACTCCTATCGCAAGCTCGGCGACTACAAGGTCTCGCAGATCTGGTACGAGCGCGCGCTCAAGGCCGATCCGAGCCACGTCAAGACCTGGCAGTATTACGGCCTGTGGCAGGTCGAACAGGGCAACCGCGACCAGGCGCAATATCACCTGAACCGGATCGCTCAGCTCACCGGCACGACAAGCGAGGAATATCGCTCGCTCGCCGCCGCGCTGGAAAAGCCGCCGGGCACGGGATTGGTTTATTGA
- a CDS encoding response regulator, whose product MYRIDFNKLRFLICDDNPHMRRILRTLLHSFGAREAYEAEDGATALEMYSHYVPDIVITDWSMPIFDGLELAQMIRQPESKGNPYAPIIMLTGHSEKRRVTVARDAGVTEFLAKPISAKGLYQRILNVVANPRPFIKTKTYFGPDRRRNTNNAYIGPERRVGGEVEVMQQPSLLDKARSAV is encoded by the coding sequence ATGTATCGCATCGACTTCAACAAGCTGCGGTTTCTGATTTGCGATGACAATCCGCACATGCGCCGCATCTTGCGGACGCTGTTGCATTCGTTCGGCGCGCGCGAGGCCTATGAGGCCGAGGACGGCGCCACCGCGCTGGAAATGTACAGCCACTACGTGCCCGATATCGTCATCACCGACTGGTCGATGCCGATCTTCGACGGCCTCGAACTGGCGCAGATGATCCGGCAGCCGGAATCGAAGGGCAACCCCTACGCGCCGATCATCATGTTGACCGGGCATTCGGAGAAGCGCCGCGTGACCGTCGCACGCGATGCCGGCGTCACCGAGTTTTTGGCGAAGCCGATCTCGGCCAAGGGACTCTACCAGCGCATTCTCAACGTCGTCGCCAACCCGCGCCCCTTCATCAAGACCAAGACCTATTTCGGCCCCGACCGCCGGCGCAACACCAACAACGCCTATATCGGCCCCGAGCGCCGCGTCGGCGGCGAGGTGGAAGTCATGCAACAGCCGTCGCTGCTCGACAAGGCGCGCTCGGCCGTCTAG
- a CDS encoding His-rich protein BRANT → MLKTITAALVAVSVLAAPAHAGTTGKTAQAPVNKSTQAPVIKAEGKSKALNANARMGRHHKHYRHHRHHKHIGLHKTHAKHIAVKHVTPAAKRS, encoded by the coding sequence ATGCTCAAGACCATTACCGCAGCGCTCGTTGCCGTTTCCGTTCTCGCCGCGCCTGCACATGCCGGCACGACTGGCAAGACCGCGCAGGCTCCGGTGAACAAGTCCACGCAGGCACCTGTCATCAAGGCTGAGGGCAAATCGAAGGCGCTGAACGCCAATGCAAGGATGGGCCGCCATCACAAGCATTATCGACATCATCGCCACCACAAGCACATCGGCTTGCACAAGACGCATGCGAAGCACATCGCGGTCAAGCACGTGACGCCGGCCGCAAAACGCAGCTGA
- a CDS encoding outer membrane protein translates to MKKILLGAAALAAMAAPAFAADIPPRPYAKAPAYTAPQVVYNWTGFYIGGHVGGAFAGDNSLQGSDARFLGGVQGGFDYQFAPNWVMGAEAQYSWLPNNNNNGVLFPGGTLVTSNTDQLGSVTGRLGYTWGPALLYAKGGYAWRDGNNLGVSVAGVPQGFTTNGSHKDGYTVGGGLEYMFAPNWSAKAEYQYYNFGNTTFTTGPADIAGRSFRNDEHTAKVGVNYRFGWGGPAAARY, encoded by the coding sequence ATGAAGAAGATTTTGCTCGGCGCTGCCGCGCTGGCCGCCATGGCGGCTCCAGCTTTTGCGGCCGACATACCGCCGCGGCCTTATGCCAAGGCGCCTGCCTATACCGCGCCTCAGGTCGTCTATAACTGGACCGGGTTCTATATCGGCGGCCATGTCGGCGGCGCCTTTGCGGGTGACAACTCCCTGCAGGGCAGCGACGCCCGCTTCCTTGGCGGCGTGCAGGGCGGCTTCGACTATCAGTTCGCGCCGAACTGGGTAATGGGTGCCGAAGCCCAGTATAGCTGGCTGCCGAACAACAATAATAATGGCGTGCTGTTTCCGGGCGGCACCCTCGTGACGTCAAACACCGACCAGCTCGGCTCGGTGACCGGCCGGCTCGGCTACACTTGGGGTCCGGCGCTGCTCTACGCCAAGGGCGGTTACGCCTGGCGCGACGGCAACAATCTCGGTGTTTCGGTGGCCGGCGTGCCGCAAGGCTTCACCACCAACGGCAGCCACAAGGACGGCTACACCGTCGGCGGCGGCCTCGAATACATGTTCGCCCCGAACTGGTCGGCCAAGGCCGAGTACCAGTATTACAATTTCGGCAACACCACCTTCACGACGGGTCCTGCCGATATCGCCGGTCGCAGCTTCCGCAACGACGAACACACCGCCAAGGTCGGCGTGAACTACCGGTTTGGTTGGGGTGGGCCTGCTGCCGCCAGATATTGA